A genome region from Tolypothrix sp. PCC 7712 includes the following:
- a CDS encoding 2Fe-2S iron-sulfur cluster-binding protein, producing MSKTYTVEIIHQGESHTLQVPENETILAVADQAGLELPSSCHAGVCTTCAGKIISGSVDQTDGMGVSPNLQKQGYVLLCVAKPLSDIKLETEQEDTLYQLQFGKD from the coding sequence ATGTCCAAAACATACACCGTTGAAATCATCCATCAAGGTGAGAGCCACACTTTACAAGTCCCTGAAAATGAAACTATCTTAGCAGTTGCCGATCAAGCTGGTTTAGAATTACCTAGTTCTTGTCATGCAGGTGTTTGTACAACTTGCGCGGGTAAAATTATCTCCGGTTCTGTGGATCAAACTGATGGTATGGGCGTTAGTCCAAATTTACAAAAACAAGGTTACGTGTTGCTTTGTGTAGCTAAACCTCTGTCTGATATCAAATTGGAAACAGAACAAGAAGATACACTTTATCAGTTGCAATTTGGCAAAGACTAA